A window of the Thermoleophilia bacterium SCSIO 60948 genome harbors these coding sequences:
- the thiE gene encoding thiamine phosphate synthase, with protein sequence MGPATEGRASDKRVRRLHEARLYFVCEGLPGGRSPAKMLRCAIEEGVDVIQLREKSARCADELLAMAEPFRAAAEEGGALFILNDRPDLVEASGADGVHVGQDDESVERARELCPPGSIVGLSTHSFEQLRDARSAVGAARPDQISVGPVWETPTKEGRPAVGLELIERAALDPGPVPWFAIGGIDLERIDQVVEAGAARAVVVRAIRDAEMPRKAAAELRRALERVPLPETIPGEGA encoded by the coding sequence ATGGGACCGGCGACCGAAGGCAGAGCCAGCGACAAGCGCGTCCGCCGCCTCCACGAGGCGCGGCTCTACTTCGTCTGCGAAGGGCTGCCGGGCGGGCGCTCGCCGGCGAAGATGCTGCGCTGCGCGATCGAGGAGGGCGTCGACGTGATCCAGCTGCGCGAGAAGAGCGCCCGCTGCGCCGACGAGCTGCTCGCGATGGCCGAACCGTTCCGCGCCGCCGCCGAGGAGGGCGGGGCGCTGTTCATCCTCAACGACCGGCCCGATCTCGTCGAGGCGAGCGGAGCCGACGGCGTCCACGTCGGCCAGGACGACGAGTCGGTCGAGCGCGCCCGCGAGCTCTGCCCGCCGGGATCGATCGTCGGGCTCTCGACGCACTCCTTCGAGCAGCTGCGAGACGCGCGCTCGGCGGTCGGCGCGGCGCGACCGGACCAGATCAGCGTCGGGCCCGTCTGGGAGACGCCGACGAAGGAGGGGCGCCCGGCCGTCGGGCTTGAGCTGATCGAGCGCGCCGCGCTCGATCCGGGACCCGTCCCGTGGTTCGCGATCGGCGGGATCGACCTCGAGCGGATCGACCAGGTGGTCGAGGCGGGCGCCGCGCGGGCGGTGGTCGTTCGAGCGATCCGCGACGCCGAGATGCCGCGGAAGGCGGCGGCCGAGCTGCGCCGGGCGCTCGAGCGCGTGCCGCTGCCGGAGACG